The Streptomyces capitiformicae genome contains the following window.
CCAGTTCCGCACCGCAGTCGATGGACACGAGGTCGCCGTCGCGCAGCCGGTACGAGGTCGGGATGCCGTGCACGATCGCGTCGTTGACCGAGGCGCAGATCACCGCGGGAAAGGGGACGGGCGCGAAGGAGGGCCGATAGCCCAGGAAGGGCGACGAGGCGCCCGCCGCGCGCAGCACCTCACGTGCCACCTCGTCCAGTTCGAGCAGGGATACGCCCACGTCGGCGGCCTTCCGCGCCGCGGTGAGCGCTTGTCCCACGATCTGTCCTGCCTCGTACATCGCGTCGATGGACGCGGGCGTCTTGAGTTCCACCATGCCAATTACTATACCGCTCGATGTCCAATTAATATACCGGTCGCCTGGCGGCGGGCGGCATTAGTATGGGCTCATGGTGCGCACCCCTCTCACCCCCGAAGAGCGCGAACGCGGCGAGCGGCTGGGCCGGTTGCTGCGCGAGGCCCGCGGCAGCCGCAGCATGGTGGAGATCGCCGCCGGCGCCGGCATCTCCGCCGAGACGCTCCGGAAGATCGAGACCGGCCGCGCCCCCACGCCGGCCTTCTTCACGGTCGCCGCCCTGGCCCGCACGCTGGGCCTGTCCATGGACGAACTCGCCGGTCAGTGCGCACCGGTCGCGGTGGTGACACCGGCCGCGGCGGTCGCCTGACCGTTTGTCCTGTCACCTGGGGGGCCGATTTCGCGCACCTCACCCCTACTCCGCCCTCACATCACGCACAGCCGCCACCCGACCGCGCACAGCGCACTGCGTCCACTCCGAAAGCTTCGCGTAGCGCGGCTGTAACACAACTGGTGTTTTCTAGCGGATCGGAGCATTCCAGTCTGCCGGGGAGCATGCGATGGCTGTGGATCAACTCCCGGGTCAAGTGCGGGAGTTCGCCGGTTATCTGAACAAGCTGATGACCAAGCTCGACCAGGGCGGTGGCTGGTGCGCCGTTTTCTGGCAACGCGACCCCGACGGCATGCGCGCCTGTCTCGACGGCTTGGAAGTGCCGCCCTGGGACGTCGTGGAAGCGCTCATGCACGACCTCGCCGTCGCGTACGGCCCGGCGGCCGCGTCCCAGGAGACCGAGCGGGCCCGTGCCCTGCACGGCGCCTCGCTCGCCGCGTACGACTCCCTCCCCGGCGGCCGTGACGCCCTCGGTGACCGACTCGACGGCATGATGCGCGAACAGCGCCTCGCCGCCGAACGCGCCGCCGAACTGACCCGCCTGCTTCAGGTCGCCGCCACCCAGGAGGAGGCCGAGCCGCTCCGCCTCGACCTGGCCTGGGCCCACGACGACCACGAACGCGCCACCGCCCGCTGCGCCGAGCTGCGCACCCGCATCGAGAACCTCGACCGTCGCGCCCCGCACACCCCTGTGCGGGGCGCGACGCGCTTTACGGGGGAGCCCGCCGGGGACGTCGTCCGGTTGCCGGAGCAGGAGGAGGACGCGTCGCAGGGCTCCGGGCACGACGTACATGCGTACGCCGCGGCCTTCCCCGACCTCGACGCCCCGGCCCCGGCCACCCCCGCCCCCGAGCCCCACCGCCCCGACCCGGAACCCCCCGTACCGGCGCCCGCTCCCACCAAGCAGCGCCCCAAACGCCGCCCCCGCGGCGGGGCCCGTTTCGCCGGCGTC
Protein-coding sequences here:
- a CDS encoding helix-turn-helix domain-containing protein; translated protein: MVRTPLTPEERERGERLGRLLREARGSRSMVEIAAGAGISAETLRKIETGRAPTPAFFTVAALARTLGLSMDELAGQCAPVAVVTPAAAVA